A stretch of the Pseudomonadota bacterium genome encodes the following:
- a CDS encoding PQQ-dependent sugar dehydrogenase — MKELLAVACAAWTVAVATQAGAAQPSEPTKEVVIDGLASPWSIAFLSESQALVTEKQGDLLRVDLEAGKATRVPGVPADRIRETVEGTPGDNSGLFDVVLHPNFAENRWLYLSYAARKGDTRGLKVVRGELSSGGLTDVRTIAKVSPYTANEYHHYGGGLAFGADGKLYITAGERVFRESDEPPVPIAQDVTDLRGKVLRLNDDGSVPEDNPDFGVEGAPGLYALGLRAAQGIARHPRTGALWFSEHGSRQGDEINVLARGANYGWPVRTAGTYRDRDYVPPAINSDGLTFTAPAWSFVQTVAPTGLSFYFGRDFPEWTGDLLVPGLSRGSLWRLHVDGTRVVSATALFAEDRVRARKVAVSPGGTLYLLTDTVFTVSDDGALQYTGAPDGQLIRIVPGVDSR; from the coding sequence ATGAAGGAACTACTAGCAGTGGCGTGTGCGGCGTGGACTGTGGCTGTGGCCACGCAGGCCGGAGCGGCGCAGCCGTCTGAGCCGACCAAAGAGGTCGTGATCGATGGCCTCGCAAGCCCTTGGAGCATAGCCTTCCTGAGCGAGAGCCAAGCGCTGGTGACCGAGAAGCAAGGCGATTTGCTTCGCGTCGACCTCGAAGCTGGGAAGGCGACCCGCGTTCCGGGGGTGCCGGCGGACCGCATCCGCGAGACCGTCGAGGGCACCCCTGGCGACAACAGCGGCTTGTTCGATGTCGTGCTGCACCCGAACTTTGCCGAGAATCGTTGGCTGTACCTCTCCTACGCGGCCCGCAAGGGAGACACGCGAGGTCTCAAGGTCGTGCGAGGCGAGCTGAGCTCTGGGGGACTCACCGACGTGCGCACCATTGCGAAAGTGAGTCCTTACACAGCTAACGAATATCATCACTATGGTGGTGGTTTGGCGTTCGGGGCGGACGGCAAGCTCTACATCACCGCTGGCGAGCGAGTGTTCCGCGAGTCGGACGAGCCGCCAGTGCCGATCGCTCAGGACGTTACCGATCTGCGCGGCAAGGTGCTGCGTCTGAACGACGACGGCAGCGTGCCCGAAGACAACCCCGACTTCGGCGTGGAAGGCGCGCCTGGCCTGTACGCCCTCGGCCTGCGCGCTGCCCAGGGCATCGCCCGTCATCCGCGCACGGGTGCGCTGTGGTTCTCCGAGCACGGCTCGCGCCAGGGCGATGAGATCAATGTACTCGCGCGTGGCGCCAACTACGGGTGGCCCGTGCGCACGGCAGGCACCTACCGCGACCGTGACTACGTGCCCCCAGCGATCAACAGCGATGGACTCACCTTCACCGCTCCTGCCTGGTCATTCGTGCAGACCGTGGCCCCTACTGGCCTCAGCTTTTACTTCGGCCGTGATTTCCCCGAGTGGACGGGCGATCTGTTGGTGCCCGGCTTGTCCCGGGGGAGCCTATGGCGCCTGCATGTCGATGGGACGCGCGTAGTGAGCGCGACCGCGCTGTTTGCTGAGGATCGCGTGCGCGCACGCAAGGTGGCCGTCAGCCCCGGCGGCACGCTCTACTTGCTCACGGATACGGTGTTCACCGTGAGCGACGATGGGGCCCTGCAGTACACGGGTGCGCCAGACGGCCAGCTCATTCGCATTGTGCCAGGGGTTGATTCGCGCTGA
- a CDS encoding DUF305 domain-containing protein, producing MTRKLLRSVTLAALISLYAEAFAAEPPILQPGAPGDATQNLTPDAAVAIANSSYSTADVRFMQDMIPHHHQALVMSRLAPERTNNPDILDLAGRIDGSQADEIAFMQSWLAERGEDAPDPSAHAAMHTHHDMAGMASPEQMAELAASKATAFDRLFLQLMIPHHDGAVKMVEELLEQPGAAYDPVLYEYTSDITNDQSVEIERMNALLIGLSDDPRAGLSAGLTDAGEAIFNLEMVASLRKPVGFLDPANPAGRGSEKPEDEEETKGGAAEAGDQATEEEEEVGKPVEKAAKDRRYPMLSFSNTDMAFREDVLVAGSYHGFNVYRIGEGGVPGLLSSIVCPGGQGDVSIVGDLLIMSVEQTRGRLDCGLQGVGTEPSDERFRGLRIFDISDLTRPVQVGAVQTCRGSHTHSVVTGPEPDGKIIVYNSGTSSVREEDELEGCVDDIPGDDRTALFRIDVIEIPVADPSASRIVASPTVFADPETGVLAGLWRGGDHGDDTQETRRTDQCHDITVFPAKRLAAGACSGNGILFDISDPINPKRLDVVTDEGFAYWHSATFNNDGTKVLFTDEWGGGSRPRCRAWDPLDWGADAIYDIVGGKLEYRSHYKMPAPQVESENCVAHNGSIVPVPGRDIFVQAWYQGGISVIDFTDSANPVEIAYFDRGPIIADELVTGGFWSVYFYEGYIYGTEIIRGLDVLKLTPSDYLSEAEISAAALARPAFGPRRLFNPQQQMPVTWPPVPVVAQAYVEQLEPTGVLPGDVTDLLIKAEAALASGGNPALASELSDLVSRFPEEDELTGLDAERLASLSRTLGELAALLAQRSAAIGTD from the coding sequence ATGACACGTAAGTTGCTTCGCTCGGTGACCCTGGCCGCCCTTATTTCGCTCTACGCTGAGGCATTCGCGGCGGAGCCACCGATTCTGCAGCCGGGCGCCCCCGGCGACGCTACCCAGAATCTGACGCCGGATGCCGCCGTCGCCATCGCCAACTCCTCCTATTCCACGGCCGACGTGCGCTTCATGCAGGACATGATCCCGCACCACCACCAGGCCCTGGTGATGTCGCGTCTAGCGCCCGAGCGCACCAACAACCCAGACATCCTCGATCTTGCCGGTCGCATCGACGGCTCCCAGGCCGATGAGATCGCCTTCATGCAGTCCTGGCTCGCCGAGCGTGGCGAAGACGCTCCGGACCCGAGCGCCCACGCCGCCATGCACACGCACCACGACATGGCCGGCATGGCCTCGCCTGAGCAGATGGCGGAGTTGGCCGCATCGAAGGCGACGGCCTTCGATCGCCTGTTCCTACAGCTGATGATTCCCCACCACGACGGCGCCGTGAAGATGGTTGAGGAGCTGTTGGAGCAGCCAGGTGCTGCCTACGATCCCGTGCTCTACGAGTACACCTCGGACATCACGAACGACCAGAGCGTCGAGATCGAGCGCATGAACGCCCTGCTCATCGGGTTGTCGGACGACCCGCGGGCCGGCCTATCGGCCGGATTGACCGATGCGGGCGAAGCGATCTTCAATCTCGAGATGGTGGCTTCGCTACGTAAGCCTGTCGGCTTCCTTGACCCTGCAAATCCCGCTGGCCGGGGGTCAGAGAAGCCGGAGGACGAAGAGGAGACCAAAGGCGGTGCAGCTGAAGCTGGCGATCAAGCCACGGAGGAAGAAGAGGAGGTCGGCAAGCCAGTGGAGAAAGCGGCTAAAGATCGTCGCTACCCCATGCTCAGCTTCTCCAACACGGACATGGCTTTCCGCGAGGATGTGCTCGTCGCCGGCAGCTACCACGGGTTCAATGTCTATCGGATCGGTGAGGGCGGTGTGCCCGGGCTCCTGTCCTCGATCGTCTGCCCCGGCGGTCAGGGCGATGTGTCCATCGTGGGCGATTTGCTGATCATGTCCGTCGAGCAAACGCGCGGGCGCCTCGACTGCGGCCTTCAGGGCGTCGGCACGGAGCCAAGCGATGAGCGCTTTCGAGGCCTTCGCATCTTCGACATCTCCGACCTCACCCGTCCCGTGCAAGTGGGCGCGGTGCAAACCTGCCGCGGCTCACACACCCATTCGGTGGTCACGGGTCCCGAACCGGACGGCAAGATCATCGTTTACAACTCGGGCACCTCCTCCGTGCGTGAGGAAGACGAGCTGGAAGGCTGCGTCGATGACATTCCCGGCGATGACCGCACGGCCCTGTTCCGCATCGACGTGATCGAGATTCCCGTGGCAGATCCGTCCGCGTCGCGCATCGTCGCCAGCCCCACGGTCTTCGCTGATCCAGAAACGGGCGTGCTCGCGGGCCTGTGGCGTGGCGGGGATCACGGCGATGACACGCAGGAGACCCGTCGCACGGACCAATGCCATGACATCACCGTCTTCCCCGCCAAGCGGCTCGCGGCGGGTGCCTGTTCCGGTAACGGCATCCTGTTCGACATTAGCGATCCGATCAATCCAAAGCGCCTCGACGTGGTCACCGATGAAGGCTTCGCCTACTGGCACTCCGCCACCTTCAACAACGACGGCACCAAGGTGCTGTTCACGGACGAGTGGGGCGGCGGCTCTCGCCCGCGCTGCCGCGCCTGGGATCCCCTGGACTGGGGCGCCGACGCTATCTACGACATCGTCGGCGGCAAGCTCGAGTACCGCAGCCACTACAAGATGCCGGCACCGCAGGTGGAGTCGGAGAACTGTGTGGCCCACAACGGCTCCATCGTGCCCGTGCCGGGTCGCGACATCTTCGTGCAGGCCTGGTACCAGGGCGGCATCTCCGTGATCGACTTCACCGACTCGGCAAACCCCGTCGAGATCGCCTACTTTGACCGCGGGCCGATCATCGCCGATGAGTTGGTAACGGGCGGCTTTTGGTCGGTGTACTTCTACGAGGGGTACATCTACGGCACAGAGATCATCCGCGGCCTCGACGTGCTCAAGCTCACGCCTAGTGATTATCTTAGTGAAGCGGAGATCTCCGCGGCCGCCTTGGCACGCCCCGCCTTCGGCCCGCGCCGCCTCTTCAATCCCCAGCAGCAGATGCCCGTAACGTGGCCGCCGGTCCCGGTGGTGGCGCAGGCCTACGTGGAGCAGCTCGAGCCCACCGGGGTGTTGCCCGGCGATGTGACGGACTTGTTGATCAAGGCCGAGGCGGCGCTGGCGAGTGGGGGGAACCCAGCGCTTGCGAGTGAGCTGAGTGATCTCGTGAGCCGCTTTCCGGAAGAGGATGAGCTGACCGGCCTAGATGCCGAGCGCCTGGCGAGCCTGTCGCGTACCTTGGGCGAGTTGGCCGCGCTGCTAGCGCAGCGGTCGGCCGCTATCGGCACCGACTAG
- the proC gene encoding pyrroline-5-carboxylate reductase translates to MSMQDIAQRGLYLLGCGKMGLAMLSGWLEGGLPATAVWVTDPHPSPWLDSLVKQGLHLNDRIPPSPAVALLAVKPQMMDEALPGLASLGGGDTLMLSVAAGTPLARFELGLGAGTPIVRAMPNTPAAIGKGITAIIGNGAAGEHHLALAQSLLSAIGEVIRLEAEEQMDAVTALSGSGPAYVFHMVEAMAAAGEAQGLSSALAMQLARATVSGAGALLEHSEETASQLRINVTSPKGTTEAGLKVLMDGATGLPPLVRATVAAAAQRSRELGR, encoded by the coding sequence GTGAGCATGCAAGACATCGCCCAACGGGGCCTCTACCTTCTTGGGTGCGGCAAGATGGGCTTGGCCATGCTATCTGGCTGGTTGGAGGGCGGACTGCCCGCCACGGCAGTGTGGGTAACGGATCCTCACCCGTCGCCTTGGCTGGACAGCCTGGTCAAGCAAGGCCTGCACCTCAATGACCGCATCCCGCCGTCGCCCGCCGTGGCCTTGCTAGCTGTCAAGCCGCAGATGATGGACGAGGCGCTTCCCGGATTGGCCTCTCTCGGCGGCGGTGACACGCTGATGCTCTCGGTGGCAGCGGGCACACCGCTCGCTCGCTTTGAGCTAGGGCTCGGTGCGGGCACGCCTATCGTGCGTGCCATGCCGAATACGCCGGCGGCGATCGGCAAGGGCATCACCGCCATTATCGGCAATGGCGCTGCGGGTGAGCATCACCTCGCCCTGGCCCAGTCCTTGCTGTCGGCAATCGGCGAGGTGATTCGTCTGGAGGCGGAGGAGCAGATGGACGCGGTGACGGCCCTGTCCGGGTCCGGTCCTGCCTATGTTTTCCATATGGTGGAGGCGATGGCTGCCGCTGGCGAGGCGCAAGGTCTATCGTCAGCGCTCGCCATGCAACTCGCGCGAGCCACCGTGTCCGGTGCCGGCGCTCTGCTCGAGCACTCGGAGGAGACGGCTTCGCAGCTTCGCATCAACGTGACCAGTCCCAAGGGCACTACCGAAGCAGGGCTCAAGGTGCTCATGGATGGGGCAACCGGTCTACCGCCGCTCGTGCGCGCGACCGTGGCGGCGGCAGCACAGCGCAGTCGGGAGTTAGGCCGTTAG
- a CDS encoding TetR/AcrR family transcriptional regulator produces the protein MPARTRTAIIEAAISVFAANPGASLGDVAKAAQVGRATLHRHFSCRDALLREVSLDAIRACDEAVADLNVDELRGHDLLQAVLEAVIPLGDRYYYLSAVGLEGDPEVAAAYANQTERLHSLVVRLKEEGVFDPLVPDRWISTAFDALIWAGWHAVGTGDVARNDAASRVARTLTQGLAPTQ, from the coding sequence ATGCCTGCCCGCACCCGTACCGCCATCATCGAGGCCGCCATCTCAGTCTTCGCCGCCAACCCTGGCGCCAGCCTGGGTGATGTTGCTAAGGCAGCCCAGGTCGGCAGGGCAACCCTGCACCGCCACTTCAGCTGCCGAGATGCCCTGCTCCGAGAGGTGTCTTTGGACGCCATCCGCGCTTGTGACGAGGCAGTGGCGGACTTGAACGTGGACGAGCTGCGCGGCCACGACCTGCTGCAGGCCGTGCTAGAAGCGGTGATTCCTCTGGGGGATCGCTACTACTATCTGAGTGCGGTCGGCCTTGAGGGTGACCCTGAGGTGGCCGCCGCCTACGCCAACCAGACCGAGCGCTTGCACAGTCTGGTAGTACGCCTGAAGGAGGAAGGCGTCTTCGATCCCCTGGTGCCCGATCGCTGGATCTCGACCGCCTTCGATGCCCTCATCTGGGCGGGGTGGCACGCGGTGGGCACGGGCGATGTGGCCCGGAACGACGCGGCCAGCCGCGTAGCTCGCACCCTCACACAGGGCCTCGCGCCCACCCAATGA
- a CDS encoding cation:proton antiporter: MEFDWVAIAFGDIVWIALAFACGLAARAVGVPPLVGFLAAGFLLKANGGASGEVLAKLSDLGITLLLFTVGLKLNLGTLLRPHVWGVTLAHTSLTILFGALLFLWLGGFGLGALAGLSWQQTTLLAFAMSFSSTVFVVKVLEDSGEVTALHGRVAIGILIVQDVFAVMFLAASMGKLPSPWAAALLLLVPLRSVLHALLERAGHGELLVLYGLLLALGGAEVFEWAGLKGDLGALILGVLIGTHAKADEVGKTLFGFKDLFLLGFFLSIGLNTEWAVDTLLLGAALTPLILLKGGLFFALMLAFRLRARTALIASANLTNFSEFGLIVTAIAVGNGWLASDWLVALAVALALSFVVAAGVGAFAKPLYARHAGHFKAMQRSSRIPEDDRIDLSAYRTMVIGMGGVGAGAYDAMRAREGATVIGVDIDPVTEALHRRAGREVITGDPSDTDFWERLVLPSVPLRIMVALPNRAATVAVIERMRADAFTGEIAATAKFEDEVDAIAEAGASMVFNLSTEAGAGFAALVETEEEMAQ, translated from the coding sequence ATGGAATTCGACTGGGTAGCAATCGCCTTCGGCGATATCGTGTGGATCGCGCTGGCCTTCGCGTGCGGCCTGGCGGCCCGTGCTGTCGGCGTGCCGCCGCTGGTCGGCTTTCTCGCGGCGGGCTTTCTGCTCAAGGCCAACGGCGGTGCCTCCGGCGAAGTGCTGGCGAAGCTGTCGGACCTTGGCATCACCTTGCTGCTGTTTACCGTCGGCTTAAAGCTCAACCTGGGCACGCTCCTGCGTCCCCATGTATGGGGTGTCACCCTCGCCCATACCAGCCTTACGATACTGTTCGGTGCGCTACTGTTCCTCTGGCTTGGCGGCTTCGGCCTCGGCGCATTGGCCGGGTTAAGCTGGCAGCAGACGACCTTGCTGGCCTTCGCCATGAGCTTCTCGAGCACGGTCTTCGTGGTGAAGGTACTGGAGGACAGCGGCGAGGTGACCGCCCTTCATGGGCGCGTGGCGATCGGCATCCTAATCGTCCAAGACGTATTCGCGGTGATGTTTCTAGCCGCGTCCATGGGCAAGTTACCCTCTCCCTGGGCCGCTGCGCTGCTGCTGCTGGTTCCCCTGCGTTCGGTGCTGCACGCCCTGCTCGAGCGCGCCGGTCATGGCGAGTTGCTCGTGCTCTACGGGTTGCTGCTCGCGCTCGGTGGCGCCGAGGTGTTCGAATGGGCGGGGTTGAAGGGCGATCTTGGCGCGCTCATCCTCGGCGTGCTTATCGGCACCCATGCCAAGGCGGATGAGGTAGGCAAGACCCTGTTCGGCTTCAAGGACCTGTTCTTGCTGGGCTTCTTTCTGTCGATCGGTCTGAACACTGAGTGGGCCGTGGATACGCTGCTGCTGGGGGCAGCGTTGACGCCGCTGATCTTGCTGAAAGGGGGCTTGTTCTTCGCCCTGATGCTAGCGTTCCGCCTGCGCGCACGCACGGCGCTGATCGCCTCGGCAAACCTGACCAACTTCAGCGAGTTTGGGCTCATCGTCACCGCCATCGCCGTCGGCAATGGGTGGCTCGCGTCCGACTGGTTGGTCGCCCTAGCGGTCGCTCTGGCCCTCTCGTTCGTGGTCGCCGCGGGCGTCGGTGCGTTTGCCAAGCCGCTCTATGCGAGGCACGCGGGGCACTTCAAGGCCATGCAGCGCAGCTCACGGATTCCGGAGGACGATCGAATCGATCTGTCCGCCTACCGCACGATGGTCATCGGCATGGGCGGCGTTGGGGCGGGGGCCTACGATGCGATGCGTGCCCGTGAAGGCGCTACGGTGATCGGCGTGGACATCGATCCGGTCACCGAAGCGCTTCACCGTCGTGCCGGGCGCGAGGTCATCACCGGGGATCCGAGCGATACGGACTTCTGGGAGCGACTCGTGCTGCCGTCGGTGCCCCTTAGAATCATGGTCGCCTTGCCCAACCGCGCAGCGACCGTGGCTGTGATCGAGCGCATGCGTGCGGACGCCTTCACCGGAGAGATCGCCGCCACCGCCAAGTTCGAGGATGAGGTGGATGCGATCGCCGAGGCGGGCGCATCGATGGTCTTCAACCTGTCGACGGAGGCGGGCGCGGGGTTTGCAGCGCTGGTGGAGACTGAGGAAGAGATGGCGCAATAG
- a CDS encoding DUF6436 domain-containing protein — protein sequence MAANPDTLLDPLATPPARSTQPLAWILALGWLLVASALLWEVGPGSGTIWAFDSKEDRQAFVFDRDAVARALATRAALLVPASYEATVLHIAAESCRCGARGKPHRQRIEAAFADRGVRFVTIAPDTPFSAALREAVPAAPAAVVLDRTGRVLYAGSYSNDDMCLPRRGEGAVERSLHALLDGETAPIFNPLGVGCLCPLPGAQSKSSMHWTR from the coding sequence ATGGCCGCCAACCCCGACACACTGCTCGACCCGCTGGCTACGCCTCCTGCGCGAAGCACCCAGCCCCTCGCCTGGATTCTGGCCCTGGGCTGGCTCCTGGTCGCGAGCGCGCTGCTGTGGGAGGTGGGCCCGGGCTCTGGGACGATATGGGCGTTCGACTCGAAGGAAGATCGGCAAGCGTTCGTGTTCGATCGCGACGCCGTCGCCCGCGCCCTCGCCACGCGAGCGGCCCTGCTGGTGCCGGCTTCCTACGAGGCGACGGTCTTGCATATCGCCGCTGAGAGCTGTCGCTGTGGTGCCCGCGGCAAGCCGCACCGCCAGCGCATCGAGGCTGCCTTCGCCGATCGCGGGGTGCGCTTTGTGACCATCGCGCCCGACACGCCCTTCTCCGCCGCCCTACGCGAGGCAGTACCTGCCGCCCCAGCAGCGGTGGTGCTAGATCGCACGGGGCGCGTGCTGTACGCCGGCTCATATTCGAACGACGACATGTGCCTGCCGCGTCGCGGCGAAGGGGCCGTCGAGCGCAGTTTGCACGCGCTCCTCGACGGCGAGACAGCGCCCATCTTCAACCCCCTAGGCGTTGGCTGCCTATGCCCGCTCCCTGGGGCCCAATCAAAATCATCAATGCACTGGACGCGGTAG
- a CDS encoding LEA type 2 family protein, whose product MRCALLSVLTLGILVSLASGCSSLNPQFEAPSVRVLGVRPLSSQGNQLVPRFEIDLLVVNPNASSLSMRGMSYRLFLNDLEVVEGVANNLPEVEGYGEANIVLPATLNVVDSVRFVSGMLRGEDTDVRWRLAARLDVSALLPAIRIEEEGVLELDAMRAP is encoded by the coding sequence ATGAGATGCGCACTACTTTCGGTTCTTACGCTCGGCATCCTAGTGTCGCTGGCCAGCGGCTGCTCCAGCCTAAATCCTCAGTTCGAAGCGCCTTCCGTGCGGGTGCTCGGCGTGCGGCCCCTGTCGTCGCAGGGCAATCAGCTGGTGCCGCGTTTCGAGATCGACCTGCTCGTGGTCAATCCGAACGCGTCATCGCTCTCCATGCGTGGCATGAGCTACCGCCTGTTCCTGAATGATCTCGAGGTGGTGGAGGGCGTGGCAAACAACTTGCCCGAGGTGGAGGGCTACGGCGAAGCGAACATCGTGCTGCCGGCCACCCTGAACGTTGTCGACAGCGTGCGCTTTGTCAGCGGGATGTTGCGAGGCGAGGACACGGATGTCCGCTGGCGCCTGGCCGCGCGGCTGGACGTGAGCGCCCTACTGCCGGCGATTCGGATCGAGGAGGAGGGCGTGCTGGAGCTCGATGCGATGCGCGCTCCTTAG
- a CDS encoding ATP-binding protein, whose translation MREQIDLTLNGQLAVAQRLEVLEEVFEALEAIPEVDLQLLAHAYGARGYAFLEAGRLDEGMAILDEGLARVPANQAPDQHINLRSMRAAMLLAAGQTERSVGEYESIFENLPDTVDPGVELRARSNYANALFEAGRILAASEVLRELIPMAEAQGDDRVALALGNNLLVILIQRGLYDDAQEWLDRLSHLRQRPNDISLIGSLHLHELELRRIFGDPEGAAEGLREFVSSDAPGNASIIGNAYEYLGDAERELGRLDAAQAAGRRAIELLQKVPWELPEARISLARTLLAMGQPAQAEAVLDNISKAAQLSPARSSTVSSLRLEAQIRRAGLERSATELQKLLQALEDDRQIDSLDYTRYYDARLEAQRQQSQIAHMHEAEALLAAEAGAAEARARELETRQAALRDHRNLVIALMLLSCIGVLAALYSVNRREFQRRLLEGEQRRNRALSVAVEEQAVQLKQQLREQAEMERALNDKKHTEQIGQIAGNVAHDFNNLLQVIYSANETLDRQLTDPGARDMLRVSNQSVGYARAMTHQLLAYARQQELVPRPVDVVALLRDSRTLLRSAVGEEVSIEFDLPKRAVAMLDASKLTTAVLNLLTNAADAMPAGGLVRVTVSQQACSEGSTEEWSSLAPGQYVIIRVSDTGTGMDTSTLERACEPFYSTKAEHAGTGLGLSSVYGFVRQTGGDLRIASAPTFGTTISLALPAASGAPEDCEAGEVSVESSLTGMGERVLVVEDNDLVASSVCAVLEGMFASVRRLSSADEAIAHLAEGHDYDVVLSDVRMPGEHDGYDLARWLEEHRPSLSTILMSGFSDHLDDDCTFRLIHKPFSRNELRAALRAREPLAPS comes from the coding sequence TTGCGTGAGCAGATCGATCTAACCCTCAATGGGCAGCTGGCCGTTGCGCAACGTTTGGAGGTGCTGGAAGAGGTCTTCGAGGCGCTCGAGGCGATCCCTGAGGTAGATCTGCAGCTGCTAGCCCACGCATACGGCGCGCGCGGCTACGCCTTCCTCGAGGCGGGCCGCCTCGATGAGGGCATGGCGATACTCGACGAAGGGCTCGCGCGCGTCCCTGCAAACCAAGCGCCTGACCAGCACATTAATCTGCGCTCCATGCGCGCGGCCATGCTGCTCGCGGCGGGACAGACGGAGCGGTCGGTTGGCGAGTATGAATCGATCTTCGAGAACTTGCCCGACACGGTGGACCCCGGCGTTGAGCTGCGCGCGCGCTCCAACTACGCAAACGCTCTGTTCGAGGCTGGTCGTATCCTGGCGGCCTCAGAAGTGTTACGCGAACTGATACCCATGGCCGAGGCCCAGGGCGATGACCGCGTGGCTCTCGCCCTCGGCAACAACCTGCTTGTGATCCTGATCCAACGTGGCTTGTACGACGATGCCCAAGAGTGGCTCGATCGTCTAAGCCACCTGCGCCAACGGCCAAACGACATCTCCCTAATAGGCTCCCTTCATCTACATGAGCTCGAGCTTCGGCGCATCTTCGGAGATCCAGAAGGAGCTGCCGAGGGCCTAAGGGAATTCGTGAGCAGCGACGCACCTGGCAACGCCTCGATCATCGGCAACGCCTACGAGTACCTCGGCGACGCGGAACGCGAGCTCGGCCGCCTAGACGCGGCGCAAGCGGCCGGTCGCCGCGCGATAGAGCTCCTGCAGAAGGTGCCGTGGGAGCTGCCGGAAGCCCGTATCTCCCTCGCCCGCACGCTCCTCGCCATGGGACAACCCGCGCAGGCCGAAGCGGTTCTCGATAACATCTCGAAGGCCGCGCAGCTCTCCCCCGCCCGCAGCAGCACCGTGTCCAGCCTGCGCCTGGAGGCACAGATCCGTCGGGCGGGGCTCGAGCGGTCTGCGACGGAACTGCAGAAGCTGCTGCAGGCGCTAGAAGACGATCGTCAGATCGACTCCCTTGACTACACGCGATACTACGACGCACGCCTGGAGGCCCAACGCCAGCAGTCGCAGATCGCCCATATGCACGAAGCGGAAGCGCTGCTGGCCGCCGAGGCTGGCGCTGCCGAGGCGCGTGCACGCGAGCTAGAAACCCGTCAGGCCGCCCTGCGCGATCATCGCAACCTGGTGATCGCCCTCATGCTGCTCAGTTGTATCGGTGTGCTCGCGGCGCTCTACAGCGTCAATCGTCGCGAGTTTCAGCGCAGGCTTTTGGAGGGGGAGCAACGGCGCAATCGTGCACTGAGCGTTGCGGTGGAAGAGCAAGCCGTGCAGCTGAAACAGCAGCTGCGCGAACAAGCGGAGATGGAACGCGCTCTGAACGACAAAAAGCACACAGAGCAGATCGGTCAGATCGCAGGCAACGTGGCCCATGACTTCAACAACCTGCTGCAGGTGATCTACTCAGCCAACGAAACGCTTGATCGCCAGCTCACCGACCCAGGCGCACGCGACATGCTGCGCGTGTCCAATCAGTCCGTAGGCTACGCGCGCGCCATGACGCATCAGCTGCTGGCCTACGCTCGCCAGCAGGAACTGGTGCCAAGACCCGTGGACGTAGTGGCCCTGCTGCGCGACAGTCGAACCTTGCTCCGCTCAGCGGTCGGCGAGGAGGTGTCGATCGAGTTCGATCTGCCCAAACGGGCGGTGGCGATGCTGGATGCCTCCAAGCTCACCACCGCGGTGTTGAACTTGCTGACGAACGCCGCGGACGCGATGCCCGCCGGCGGCTTGGTGCGGGTCACGGTCAGCCAACAGGCGTGCAGCGAGGGCAGCACCGAGGAATGGTCTTCCCTGGCGCCCGGGCAATACGTAATCATTCGCGTGTCCGACACGGGTACGGGGATGGACACCTCCACCCTAGAGCGGGCCTGCGAACCGTTCTACAGCACTAAGGCTGAGCACGCGGGCACGGGCCTCGGGCTAAGTTCAGTGTACGGCTTCGTCCGCCAAACCGGCGGTGATCTGCGCATCGCGAGCGCGCCGACCTTCGGCACTACGATCAGCCTCGCCCTGCCCGCTGCCTCCGGTGCGCCCGAGGACTGCGAAGCAGGTGAGGTGAGCGTTGAGTCCTCATTGACCGGGATGGGCGAACGGGTGCTCGTGGTGGAGGACAACGATCTGGTAGCCAGCTCCGTGTGCGCCGTGCTAGAGGGCATGTTCGCCTCGGTTCGGCGCTTGAGTTCAGCAGATGAGGCGATCGCACATCTGGCCGAGGGGCACGACTACGACGTAGTGCTGTCGGACGTTAGGATGCCGGGCGAGCACGATGGCTACGACCTTGCCCGTTGGCTGGAAGAGCATCGCCCGTCCCTGTCGACGATCCTCATGAGCGGCTTCAGCGACCACCTCGACGACGACTGCACTTTCCGCCTGATCCACAAGCCGTTCTCGCGCAACGAGCTGCGCGCAGCCCTACGTGCAAGGGAGCCACTAGCGCCGTCTTAG